The nucleotide window attgctttgtgaaatcggcccctggggttagtatcaccatagtgatttgtattgtgacatcacactttacttagcaactacgattgatttgaagttacgatcaatttgagacctttgtgaaatcggccccaggggccgatttcacaaagcaataaaattcatcgcaagacaaattttcagtatcaccatagtgatttgtattgtgacatcacactttacttagcaactacgattgatttgaagttacgatcaatttgagacctttgtgaaatcggcccctggccTTTATATAGTTTATAAGTACAGACGTTTCCATAGCAGTTTTGTCTTGTCGTATATTTAAGATTTGCTTCTTATTGCTATTTCAACAACCTTCCCTTAACTAAACAAGGTGCCCCCTAATTGGATTTGTTTATTAAATATTCCTGATGTTCCTTTCAACTATGCCTCATCTGTTCTTGTCTTACTTTGTTGAGCATTATGTAGACAAATTAGTATTGAGTTGAATTTAATGTAATTGGGCAAAAACGATATGATTATCTTCATTTAACTTATTCCTCCTTCCTCCTTGACAGATCTTGATGTAAAATCAGCTCCAAAGACCATTACAAACACAGCTGCAACTACAGGTGTCCCCCAGAATGTGCTTCCCACCCTGGTCAGTGTACACCAAACGCAACACAAACCTTTCAGTGGAGAAGTACACAGGGACAACTTTGGAGAAGCCCTAAAAAGAGCGAGGAAAAGACTTCATTCAGCCAAAGACATTATTCCTAAAGACCACAGAAAGCCATTTCTTCGTCGTCCATTTTGGAAGAGCAGGACTGTCCCCATCATTGAAGAGTTTCCATTATTAGGCAATGTGTTTATTGATATTGCTGCTGACCAACCTTTTCGAGACAATGACGCGGGAGTCGGTGACACGCGCGGCCTCCCAAGGCAATCTCCACATAATGAGTATCTGCAACCTGGTCAGCTTGAACATCAGAAACCAAAGTTAGAAGACTTTATCAGCGACGAAGAAGCCACAGTGTTTAAAAGACCAGTTTCCAACGATATTGCTGCTGACCAACCTGTCCAAGATGACAATGACGTGGGAGTCGGTGACACGCGTGGCCTCCAAAGGCAATCTCCACATAATGAGTATCTGCAACCTGGTCACCTTGAAGATCGGAAACCAAAGTTGGAAGACTATATCACCAACGAAGAAGCCTCGGTGTTTAAAAGACCAATTTACAACGATATTGCTGCTGACCAACCTGTCCAAGATAACAATGACGTGGGAGTTGGTGACACGCGTGGCCTCCAAAGGCAATCTCCACATAATGAGTATCTGCAACCTGGTCAGCTTGAACATCGGAAACCAAAGTTGGAAGACTATATCACCAACGAAGAAGCCTCAGTGTTTAAAAGACCAATTTACAACGATATTGCTGCTGACCAACCTGTCCAAGATAACAATGACGTGGGAATCGGTGACACGCGTGGCCTCCAAAGGCAATCTCCACATAATGAGTATCTGCAACCGGGTCAGCTTGAACATCGGAAACCAAAGCTGGAAGACTATATCACCAACGAAGAAGCCTCAGTGTTTAAAAGACCAGTCTACAACGGTATTGCTGCTGACCCACCTGTCCAAGATGACGCTGACGTGGGAGTCGGTGACAAGCGTGGCATCCCAAGGCAACCCCCACATAACGAGTATCTGCAACCTGGTCAGCTTGAACATCGGAAACCAAAGTTGGAAGACTATATCACCAACGAAGAAGCCTCAGTGTTTAAAAGACCAGTCTACAACGGTATTGCTGCTGCCCCACCTGTCCAAGATGACGCTGACGTGGGAGTCAGTGACAAGCGTGGCACCCCAAGGCAATCTCCACATAATGAAAATCTGCAACCTGGTCAGCTTGAACATCGGAAACCAAAGTTGGAAGACTATATCACCAAAGAAAAAGCCACAGTGTTTGAAAGACCAGTTTCCAACGATATTGCTGCTGACCAACCTGTCCAAGATGACGCTGACGTGGGAGTCGGTGACAAGCGTGGCATCCCAAGGCAATCTCCACATAATGAGTATCTGCAACCTGGTCAGCTTGAACATCGGAAACCAAAGTTGGAAGACTATATCACCAACGAAGAAGCCTCAGTGTTTAAAAGACCAGTCTACAATGGTATTGCTGCTGCCCCACCTGTCCAAGATGACGCTGACGTGGGAGTCAGTGACAAGCGTGGCACCCCAAGGCAATCTCCACATAATGAAAATCTGCAACCTGGTCAGCTTGAACATCGGAAACCAAAGTTGGAAGACTATATCACCAAAGAAAAAGCCACAGTGTTTGAAAGACCAGTTTCCAACGATATTGCTGCTGACCAACCTGTCCAAGATGACGCTGACGTGGGAGTCGGTGACAAGCGTGGCATCCCAAGGCAATCTCCACATAATGAGTATCTGCAACCTGGTCAGCTTGAACATCGGAAACCAAAGTTGGAAGACTATATCACCAACAAAGAAGCCACAGTGTCTAAAAGACCAGTTTCCAACGATATTACTGCTGACCTACCTGTCCAAGATGACGCTGATGTGGGAGTCGGTGACAAGCGTGGCATCCCAAGGCAATCTCCACATAATGGGTATCTGCGACCTGGTCACCTTGAAGATCGGAAACCAAAGTTGGAAGACTATATCCCCAACGAAGAAGCCACAGGGTTTAAAACACCAGTTTCCAATGATCACAGCAAAGAATTTGCTGAAAAGAACATGGACGATACATCAAGTGATGTCAAACCGTATCATCGTAACACTGCAGGTGGTAATGAAGCAAATAATGAGACGGCTGACCATCAAGCAATAACCTCAAAAGCACCACCTCAGACTAAAGTTGACCATGATAAAGAGTCCCTGTTGCCTGAACTTGACAGTATACGTACAAATATCTCAAAGATCTTGGACATTCTGTCGAGGGATCCAACTAGAACACAAACTGAAGTTATCGAGACGACCACTGAGACAACCACTGTTCAAGACACCAGGTCCACAGTTACCCAAGTCACACAGGCACTCGTCAGTACACACGATGCTCACACGACAGGGGAAGAGACAGGTATAGACGGGACATCAATTGCAAAACTCGCAAATATGTCCAGTGTTCTTCTAGAAAAGAGTTCCAAGCACCTGTCAAAGAGTTTCGATGACTTTAGAAAGCAATCAACGTCCAATAGAAATCACATGAAGAAAATGTTAGCGGCGGTCGGcaatttaaaagttttgaatGAAAAACTGAAGGAAAGCAACTCCAATGATACAACACAACCTGCTGGCCACGTGGGGAACTCGGCTCGACAGAGATCAATCAGGTCCATCGTTGGATACCCAAGTAAAGTTGAAGATAAATCTGAAGATATTCCCTCCGGAACTAGCAAGGACAATGTAATGATGGCAAGTGGAAACCAGAGCCACCTTAAAAGTGTCGTTCCCGTTGAAAAGTTGCAACAAGAATTCTGGGGCATATGGAATGAATTTGGACTAGACGATGAAAACCAACTGGACAGTATGGTGAAAAGCCATGGAAGAAACCGGACGGGATCAATAGGCCATAAAAGTTCGCAGGAAAGTGACGAGATTGAAATAAGTGCAGATAATAACGTTCAGACAAAGGTTATGACAATTCTAAACCCTGAGCCTGGTGTTCTCATGAGAAAGGATGTTTCGATTGTACACCAAACTGCACAGAGCCCAGTCGTTAAAACAGATATTATGACCATTGTGACCCCTGAGCCTGGAGTAGCTTTAAGGAAGGATGTAGTCGTTGTGTATCCTACTACACAAGATAAACTTAACATTGAGAAAGAAGAGGACCAACTCGATGCAGTAAAGACAGACATTATGACCATTGTGACCCCTGAGCCGGGAGTTGCTTTGAGGAAGGATGTAGTTGTTGTGTATCCTACTACACAAGATAGTTTAAACATTGAGAATGAAAAGGACCAACTCGATGCAGTAAAGACAGACATTATGACCATTGTGACCCCTGAGCCTGGAGTTGCTTTGAGGAAGGATGTAGTTGTTGTGTATCCTACTACACAAGATAAACTTAACATTGAGAATGAAGAGGACCAACTCGATGCAGTAAAGACAGACATTATGACCATTGTGACCCCTGAGCCTGGAGTTGCTTTGAGGAAGGATGTAGTTGTTGTGTATCCCACTACACAAGATAGTTTTAACATTGAGAATGAAAAGGACCAACTCGATGCAGTAAAGACAGACATTATGACCATTGTGACCCCTGAGCCTGGAGTTGCTTTGAGGAAGGATGTAGTCGTTGTGTATCCTACTACACAAGATAAACTTAACATTGAGAATGAAGAGGACCAACTCGATGCAGTAAAGACAGACATTATGACCATTGTGACCCCTGAGCCTGGAGTTGCTTTGAGGAAGGATGTAGTTGTTGTGTATCCTACTACACAAGATAGTTTTAACATTGAGAATGAAAAGGACCAACTCGATGCAGTAAAGACAGACATTATGACCATTGTGACCCCTGAGCCTGGAGTTGCTTTGAGGAAGGATGTAATTGTTGTGTATCCTACTACACAAGATAAACTTAACATTGAGAATGAAGAGGACCAACTCGATGCAGTAAAGACAGACATTATGACCATTGTGACCCCTGAGCCTGGAGTTGCTTTGAGGAAGGATGTAGTTGTTGTGTATCCCACTACACAAGATAGTTTTAACATTGAGAATGAAAAGGACCAACTCGATGCAGTAAAGACAGACATTATGACCATTGTGACCCCTGAGCCTGGAGTTGCTTTGAGGAAGGATGTAGTCGTTGTGTATCCTACTACACAAGATAAACTTAACATTGAGAATGAAAAGGACCAACTCGATGCAGTAAAGACAGACATTATGACCATTGTGACCCCTGAGCCTGGAGTTGCTTTGAGGAAGGATGTAGTTGTTGTGTATCCTACTACACAAGATATCTTCAACACTAAGAATGGAGAAGACCAGCTCAATGCGGTAAAGACAGACATTATGACCATTGTGACCCCTGAGCCTGGGGTTGCTTTGAGGAAGGATATCATGGTAGTGCATCCCACTACACAAAAGCTTGCCATCACTGAGACTGTAGAAGACCAACTCGATGCAGTAGAGACCATTATTAATTTGTCTATTGTGACCCCTGAGCCTGAAGTAGTGCCCACAATATACATGAATATAGAATTACAAGATATCCTGATCAGCGACACTAACAGAGATTATCAAGAGCTATCTCCTGATAAAATGATGCCCGTGGACCAAAAAGTGAAAACTGAGATCATGACAATTATTACACCTGAGGATGGCGTTGCATTGAGGAAGGATCTGCTTCTGATACAAGCCACCTCGCCGACTCCAATCCCAGAGGTCGTGACCGAATATGAACCTCTTGAACACCGAGAACCGAGTGACTTCAATATATTTCCTGTTGTTGACGATATTGCTGACCAGTACCAAAAGCCTCCAAGCTCTCAGGAGCATCAAGCATCAAATCATGTGGATGAGAATCGACCCATTCTGTCTTTTTCAAATGAACACTCACGCATAGACACTGCCTTCGATTACCATCTGAGTGGTCCTTTCATGAAAACACCACTGTACACAACAACTGCACAAACTGTCAATATTGTTGATGAAATAGATGAAGCAATGGATGAAGTCTTAGATCAAATCAACATTTCACCAGACAGTAAAATCTCACCGACACCAGAATCAATAAATAGAAGCAGCGAATTCGGTTCCGAGTGGTTAGATTTCTACAAGAATCCATTCCCAACTAAACCTGGGAGCCTGGCAGCTACGGCCAAGTTGGAGTCTCTCGCTGAACTTCACGTCCTTGTAGATGAGGCCGAGACCAACTCGTCCTTTAACGGCAACATCCAACAGAAGGGTCACAAAACGATCAATGTATCAATCACTGGAAACATTAAAGCAGCTAATGTGGATTTTCTATCCCAGATATTGGACCTTCTAAGGTACAGCAAAGCTACTGGAAAGGGCGGGAAAACACTGTTAACAAACGCTTATGGTGGTCACCTAACGTTGGTTCAACACGGGAACAGTGGTATCAGTGTTGGTGATAGTACCGTTGAAGTAGATGGCGTCCGGTTTAACGTGACCTCAGTAAAGCAGGGCTCAACAGATACACAAAATCAACATGACCCTTCTGGAGCATCAGACATCAACGTTCACATAGATGAGAACGATGGTTATCAAGTGAGCATACATAAGGAAGCCTCTGGTCTACCAACTGACAAAGTTAAGAATTACTCATTCAGAAATTATGGAGGACGCATGTTGGAAGCTCGGGATGAAAATGAGATGTCCCCTTGGGACAATATTAATGACTTCCAAGGGAATGGCGATGATGAATCTTTTATGGGACGTCCTGTGCATCGATCGGCTGATAAACCCCATCCTTCCCGGTTTATGCGTCAGATTTTACCCGCCGCTTACAGACGAAGAAGACGACAGAACCTGGATAATGGTGTCCAACAACTGCCAATAAATCAGATCCTCATGTCGTCTGTCTGGTCTTCTTGGGGAGACTGGGCTCCGTGCTCGGTTAGCTGTGGACGAGGTTTGGTCACCCGCCAAAGAGCTTGTGTGCTGGCACAGAGCAAAGAGCCATGTGTTGGAAGAAACAAAGCTTTTGATGAATGTGTTGTAGACGCTTGCTTAGAGGGTAAGACAATGTTTCTGGAGTGGTATAAATTTCTCcccaaataattttgttcaaaacttccctcTTGACTTACCTAATGAGGACTGCATAACTTTTCCCTTCTTGTTGCAAGTTTCACTGCACGCCATGAGCATCAAGATGGATAGCGCGCATTCAATGcccgttattattattattgctagtaaataacaaacagttacggGGTCACAGAACTTTCAATTTATAACAACATACTTTGGTCCAAGGTATCAAAATAACAGTTTATAAAAGACGTTCTTGCTTCGTCAAATGTACAGAGGAGAAGCAGAAGGAGGTGGTTCAGGACGAAGGACATAGCACGGAGGTGGAATGCCATTATGACAGGACACAGACACCAAAGGAGATCTACTGGATGAGTCCAACAGGAGAAAAGATAACCAAAGAGTCCACGGCCATCAGCAAAAAGTTAGAAACCACTTACATTttaatctttttgttttcatttcataacGACATGCTTTAGCCCCAGGTACCAAGTACGTTTCTAAAAGATACTTTTGATTCGTCAAAAGTAAAGGGGATAATGAGCAGGAGATCGTTCAGTAGGCCTATAATTgtgtacttgtttttttttttttttctactcaATCATTGCATGTATTTGTCTTTATTAGTATGGAAATACTATGTGAATCTCATTTCAACTGAGAAGTTGGATGAATGAATGGTTACCTgtaatttttactgttgtaATGCGCATCTGaacatatttttatgaaacttgcgCATAACAAATTATGATTGGAGACATAATTGTATAAACATCGTAGGCCTATGTTGTTAAGTTTACCAAACCCCACTAGGGGACCTTTATGTACTGTATTGTACTATTCCAAAAAGTATACACAATTTGTCGTTGCTTTGAGCAAATTTTTTGTCTATGAACATTTTCAGATAAgttaccttaaaatatttagGCCTTTTTTTGCAATTACAAAAAATGTACCAACTTGTCGAAAAGTTTTTGACCCTCTCCTATTCTTGGAGTCATATAATGAAAGAGGCTTCACCGGTTTAATTCTCTTTGAAGAGTGACATTTTATTTCTGTAAGAGACGAGAATATAGTGAATGGTAAGGTTATCATTGAATTTCACTATGACAGTGACGGAAGTGCGCGAAAATAATATTCTTGTCAAAAGAGGACGCTCTCTTGATAAATGGAATAATTTAAAACCCATTTAACCGTATACAACCTAGAATAAagaaatattgcatttgtaataaataaatgcattgaAACTAATAGTATGACCATCATACATTTTACTTGCCATAGTTATCCTGTGGTTTTAGGGATAGTGATACGCTTTGGGGTTTTGAATGGGTGTCCGCAATACAGGTCGTCTGCTGCCGAGTGAACTACCATCTTGCTTGCCCTGGGGTCGACTCGGTTGTCAAGTGGTTATGGATGTGtgtgtttaattgttttttgaaTTTACATCATTAAAGAAAACTAAAATTGATCTTTGTTTCTGCCAGGTTCAAGATGACTGGCGACATTCTGATTGTGCGTGGTGTTCAGGAGGTAGATGCGGGGACTTACCACTGCGTTGTCATCATGAAGGACGACTCGTCCGAAACATCAGATGCTAAAATAGGTTGGATAAGTCGACCTTTATAAATTGATAATACACTTAGAAACGAGAATGATTTAAAAAAGTTTAGGACAGTACAACAGCATAGCTTTTCTTACTCCATTGTTCAATAAATAATTAGTCACTCGCTATGaaatttcagaaaacatttacGTGATGTTCATGCCAAATGAGAGCCGCAAGTAGGCGTACTGCAGCCTAATACGGGTGTTACTTTTATTGGTACAATTTGGATTGACTCGATTGCTTGTATGGTGGAACAGATTCAGCATTAAGTGACCAATAACTTTCCAAATTCCAGAAAACAGCTATAACGCCATTTCCACTTTAACCGAACCACAAACATTATTTGTTAAGTCAACCCATATGTTGTGTGTCGGCTTATCATgtgtattaatttgttgtatGCATTGTTTTGCCGCCTTattcaatagaccgatccagtgtgagcaagaacaagcgggctctccaatgcctttctgcacaactctgcgcacgcatgtcggaccttgtttgtcggaccttcgttgcgttgtgatttgTAAATACGTAATGGggtggagcttagtggatcggtctactGAAATTGTAacattgtttgattttgtattgttcagacaataaagaaaaaaatcaattgaaaaGTCAAGTGTTTCATTGGGTAACGATGCGTCCCATCTCTTTCTACGACTCAAGGTGTGATTACATGTGCATCACATCCGTGTCAAAACGGTGGGGCCTGCGAGGAACATGCCTCATACAACCATGGGTTGATATTCAAATGTAGCTGCACTACTGGCTTCGAGGGACACACATGTGCACAAGTCTGTGAGTACACCAAAACATTCATTCTGCtctcttaaaacaaaaatccggAATGAAGTTTGTTTCAGTTATGGTTTAATTCAAAAATATGGTGTGAATTGAGACATTATTCACAGTcgttttatatttttctttactgtatttatctttttgtttgATCAGCCCCCGTTTTCGTCGGCGAAGTATCCTCTGGTGGTGTTCTTCTCATCTTCGTAGTGATTATTTTACTGTCGGGTTTCATGTTTGGAAAACATAAGGAAATGTGAGTATGAATTCCGTCATATGACGATGTGTTTTCTCTTATCTTTGATTAACGTGTTTGGTGTGTAAAGCCTCTTAATTTTACTTGGTAGAACCATCGTGAATATTTTAACGACATTTGATGCtctcacatttttgttttcagtattTATTATTCTAAATGGTGCCAGCATTTTGATGTCAAAGAATCTATGTGTTATCTTTACAGGCGTAAGAAGTACAAGAAAAAGCCCAACTCCGACGATTCACCCCTCGAGGTGATTCAGATGGAAGCCATTCCAAGTGAGAAGCCTTTACTTACAGAGGGAGAAATCGACTTGTTCAGAGAAATCTCACGGGAGGAGTTCAAGAATTTCAAGGCGTCCAACACATACAGTATGTTTAAGGGAAAGAAAGCAAGCAGTGCTGATGCAACTTTGGACATTGAAACGGTCGAGGAACCAGCAGAAGAACCAATCACTAAAGTCGACAGAGAGGCCAAAGCCTCATCCCATAAGAAGTTATCTTTGATTGGTCTGAAGAAAAGCCAACCAGGTATCGAAACACAGGAATCTACTgatcaaacattaacaaaacgGAAGTCTTCTCTCAAGACACCGGTCAAGAAGAAATCATCTGGAGATTCAATTTCTCTCCACGCATCCCCAGCACCAGATATTGAGAAAGTTCAGCAGCAGCGTTCCACACATTTTGCCCTCTCGAGTCAAGGTCAATCAAGCACGGAAGATGTCCTCTCGTTGGCTAGCTACCAAGAGAGTAAGCCTCGATCTGTGAGCGGCACACGCCTGACCCCAAGTCACAGCACTTCGTTTGATGGAGGGAAGCCTCGCTCTGGTGGTTCAGTATCAAGCATCTCGGCATCTTCTAAGACCTCGACACCGAAAGCTAAACGTTCACTGTTTGATGCTGACGAGTCTGTTTCCCACAGCAGCCGACATGATTTTGAAGGAATAAGGAAGTCCCAACCTCGACTGTCAGTAGGTTCCATTGTATCTGACCCTCATGAGAAACCAAGCACCACGTCAGTGCAGTCAAGTCATCGACAAGCTACAACCACGCATGTTTCTGCACACTCTAATGTACAACTTCCTCTAAAGACGTCCTCGAGATATGCTGCACCGGTTGAAAAGTCATCAATTACGTCAGCCACGGGTCATCGAATCTATAACGAGCCTCATCGAACGCCTTCTGAATACAGAACTGGTCAGACAACTAATTATTCATTGGAACATTCCCAGCCATCCAAAAAAGCTCTTTCCATGCACTCTACATACCAACCATCCCAAATAGCTCTTTCCATGCATTCTGCATCCAGTGTTGAAACATCCCAAATTTCTGCCAAAGTTGGACAAAATGATGACGTTCCCCGATTGCCTTCTACATACGGATCCCTTCAACGTAAATCAATTTCCAAACTGTCGACAGATTCTTTAGGCCATCGTTCTCAATCCAATCTCTCTCAACACACTCCGAAAGAAAGCCTTTCCATTGTCGGTGGTGGTTCTGCTTCCACTTCCAGGGTTTACGCGGCTCCACTGATTATGAAATCATCTTCTGGGAACCTTCGAGCCATCATGCCAGAGAATGACAGCCATTTTAGCAGACGATCTCCAACAGGATCATCACCAGCCTTGGTCTCAGCAAGTGCAATCCATGGGTCTGAATCAAGGGGGATTCGAAGTGAAGCTGTCTCTCCACAGGCATCCAGAGTGTTTTCGAAAGAGTCTACAGAATTCATTCAGCATGAAGTAGTGCGAGAAACACAAAGTGATTCACAAGAATGGATTCCTGTCACTAGTTCGGCAACTCCTGCTTCCCCACTCGGGAAACAGGCTAGTGCTTTGTCTGGTCTGCATTCGGCTGCATCATCTCTCGGTTCCATCCGTAAATCAGAAACAGCTCAAGACATCCAATCTTCGAAATCTCCCTCAAAGATGTCTGCATCGTCTGTTATAGTTGGAAGCGTTTCATCAGTATGTTCTGGAAAATATCGAGAAATCCCAGGGTCTGAGTTTGTGCATCATGACGAGAGAAGTATACACGATTATTCAGCAGGCGCTCCACTTATCCTCAAGTCGTCATCTGGTCATCTACGTGCATGTGTACCAGAAGAGCATGTTAAGGAGAGCAGAACGATCCTCGGGAAACAGGCTAGTGCTTTGTCTGGTCTGCATTCGGCTGCATCATCTCTCGGTTCCATCCGTAAATCAGAAACAGCTCAAGACATCCAATCTTCGAAATCTCCCTC belongs to Asterias rubens chromosome 6, eAstRub1.3, whole genome shotgun sequence and includes:
- the LOC117291260 gene encoding uncharacterized protein LOC117291260, translated to MTIVTPEPGVALRKDVVVVYPTTQDSLNIENEKDQLDAVKTDIMTIVTPEPGVALRKDVVVVYPTTQDKLNIENEEDQLDAVKTDIMTIVTPEPGVALRKDVVVVYPTTQDSFNIENEKDQLDAVKTDIMTIVTPEPGVALRKDVVVVYPTTQDKLNIENEEDQLDAVKTDIMTIVTPEPGVALRKDVVVVYPTTQDSFNIENEKDQLDAVKTDIMTIVTPEPGVALRKDVIVVYPTTQDKLNIENEEDQLDAVKTDIMTIVTPEPGVALRKDVVVVYPTTQDSFNIENEKDQLDAVKTDIMTIVTPEPGVALRKDVVVVYPTTQDKLNIENEKDQLDAVKTDIMTIVTPEPGVALRKDVVVVYPTTQDIFNTKNGEDQLNAVKTDIMTIVTPEPGVALRKDIMVVHPTTQKLAITETVEDQLDAVETIINLSIVTPEPEVVPTIYMNIELQDILISDTNRDYQELSPDKMMPVDQKVKTEIMTIITPEDGVALRKDLLLIQATSPTPIPEVVTEYEPLEHREPSDFNIFPVVDDIADQYQKPPSSQEHQASNHVDENRPILSFSNEHSRIDTAFDYHLSGPFMKTPLYTTTAQTVNIVDEIDEAMDEVLDQINISPDSKISPTPESINRSSEFGSEWLDFYKNPFPTKPGSLAATAKLESLAELHVLVDEAETNSSFNGNIQQKGHKTINVSITGNIKAANVDFLSQILDLLRYSKATGKGGKTLLTNAYGGHLTLVQHGNSGISVGDSTVEVDGVRFNVTSVKQGSTDTQNQHDPSGASDINVHIDENDGYQVSIHKEASGLPTDKVKNYSFRNYGGRMLEARDENEMSPWDNINDFQGNGDDESFMGRPVHRSADKPHPSRFMRQILPAAYRRRRRQNLDNGVQQLPINQILMSSVWSSWGDWAPCSVSCGRGLVTRQRACVLAQSKEPCVGRNKAFDECVVDACLEEEKQKEVVQDEGHSTEVECHYDRTQTPKEIYWMSPTGEKITKESTAISKKFKMTGDILIVRGVQEVDAGTYHCVVIMKDDSSETSDAKIGVITCASHPCQNGGACEEHASYNHGLIFKCSCTTGFEGHTCAQVSPVFVGEVSSGGVLLIFVVIILLSGFMFGKHKEMRKKYKKKPNSDDSPLEVIQMEAIPSEKPLLTEGEIDLFREISREEFKNFKASNTYSMFKGKKASSADATLDIETVEEPAEEPITKVDREAKASSHKKLSLIGLKKSQPGIETQESTDQTLTKRKSSLKTPVKKKSSGDSISLHASPAPDIEKVQQQRSTHFALSSQGQSSTEDVLSLASYQESKPRSVSGTRLTPSHSTSFDGGKPRSGGSVSSISASSKTSTPKAKRSLFDADESVSHSSRHDFEGIRKSQPRLSVGSIVSDPHEKPSTTSVQSSHRQATTTHVSAHSNVQLPLKTSSRYAAPVEKSSITSATGHRIYNEPHRTPSEYRTGQTTNYSLEHSQPSKKALSMHSTYQPSQIALSMHSASSVETSQISAKVGQNDDVPRLPSTYGSLQRKSISKLSTDSLGHRSQSNLSQHTPKESLSIVGGGSASTSRVYAAPLIMKSSSGNLRAIMPENDSHFSRRSPTGSSPALVSASAIHGSESRGIRSEAVSPQASRVFSKESTEFIQHEVVRETQSDSQEWIPVTSSATPASPLGKQASALSGLHSAASSLGSIRKSETAQDIQSSKSPSKMSASSVIVGSVSSVCSGKYREIPGSEFVHHDERSIHDYSAGAPLILKSSSGHLRACVPEEHVKESRTILGKQASALSGLHSAASSLGSIRKSETAQDIQSSKSPSKMSASSVIVGSVSSVCSGKYREIPGSEFVHHDERSIHDYSAGAPLILKSSSGHLRAVVPEEHVKESRTILGKQASALSGLHSAASSLGSIRKSETAQDIQSSKSPSKMSASSVIVGSVSSVCSGKYREIPGSEFVHHDERSIHDYSAGAPLILKSSSGHLRAVVPEEHFKDSRTILPGSPRKMSSHVSSIISMAGWDDRASPRQTSPVPVSRSESYSSSQVLRAPQIYKSSSGNLRAVPPEEIDEESKPYRPGTPSRRISSHFANDEPRLSISAGIKPSLHTISTEVMAPKVSSMGSSPSRESSKISQSVMQTRSQSPAGLCGTPSATSPRQTTSNMSNPVTGGHTDGSAYQMQRVWSEQASSLASLTELQPAQLISQKNLLVPSSYHTAIGGVSETHSENSSKTSRFSLDVDASAATTSHLDDDANAEVTMPLDDQWKPLQEYDNIPTETRIKSSALLVGKFSSKHSERQIDEVVSSPTFTSTTDVMASMSQDNLSDWKPQEFLSAEEGPIDDHTPNVTNTNCQYDDQEIREEETDEWQRVPEVDPINEAEESGPLEEIPSQNRRSSKFGYSGYVGRFSHILDTASEILDTLSTPSKMDEVDEHAQVESLELTSGHVLESAGSPTGRDSGDVSESFVSPQESMGHVFPVSSQETLEDEDLPFDDAREGNTDQEN